One region of Rattus norvegicus strain BN/NHsdMcwi chromosome 13, GRCr8, whole genome shotgun sequence genomic DNA includes:
- the Itpkb gene encoding inositol-trisphosphate 3-kinase B isoform X1, which produces MAVYCYALNSLVIMNSTNELKSGSPLPSGSETPQPSGRAALSPGSVFSPGRGASFLFPPAESLSLEEPGSAGGWRSGRRRLNSSSGSGGGSSSSNSSSSSGVGSPSWAGRLRGDAQQVVATRILSPPGPEEAQRKLRILQRELQNVQVNQKVGMFEAQIQAQTSAIQAPRSPRLGRARSPSPCPFRSSSQPPERVLAPCSPSEERRTKSWGEQCTETPDANSRRRSRLSTHPSKDKEGVAPLLGPASPTRLGTQSPSTSVRMERGSPASPRCGSPTPMEIDKRTAPSLEHFGTSLTLATKVAASAASAGPHPGHDSVLMEADCELGAMRPWEAHLERRGQFLGRETGSAPEPIRTHIREPPGRVERVHSVGGQGSWTPEVIKRPEEGTVDAQSSELSENPRWSRLPGDPGSVGPEKGGSRIPGIRGPQQTLDSMREGSSALGLLGGSQAAQPGSMDVETGISCGRMLEPLPPGEVTTNLKEPQCLPGDRMGMQPESSIVWPSAVEEAPLIWTCDTGIQLKGTWRSQDGDAHPSCQEKSPDQKDKACSPSNIPAIPAVIITDMGAQEDGGLEEIQGSPRGPLPLRKLSSSSASSTGFSSSYEDSEEDISSDPERTLDPNSAFLHTLDQQKPRVI; this is translated from the coding sequence ATGGCTGTGTACTGCTATGCCCTCAATAGCCTGGTGATCATGAACAGCACCAACGAGCTGAAGAGTGGCAGCCCCCTGCCCAGCGGCAGCGAAACGCCTCAGCCCTCCGGGAGGGCCGCGCTGAGCCCCGGCAGCGTCTTCAGCCCTGGGAGAGGcgcctcctttctcttccccccaGCAGAGTCGCTGTCGCTGGAGGAGCCTGGGAGTGCTGGGGGTTGGCGCAGCGGCCGACGGAGGCTGAATAGTAGCAGCGGTAGCggaggtggcagcagcagcagcaacagcagcagcagcagtggcgtGGGCAGTCCCAGTTGGGCTGGCCGCCTGCGAGGGGACGCGCAGCAGGTGGTGGCGACCCGCATCCTCTCCCCACCTGGGCCGGAGGAGGCCCAGAGGAAGCTGAGGATTCTGCAGCGCGAATTGCAAAATGTGCAGGTGAACCAGAAAGTGGGCATGTTCGAGGCGCAAATCCAGGCACAGACCTCTGCTATTCAAGCGCCCCGAAGCCCGCGTTTGGGTAGGGCTCGTTCGCCCTCCCCGTGTCCCTTCCGAAGCAGCAGCCAGCCTCCTGAAAGGGTCTTGGCTCCATGTTCCCCAAGTGAGGAACGGAGAACAAAGTCCTGGGGAGAACAATGTACAGAGACCCCAGATGCCAACTCCAGGAGGAGAAGCAGACTCAGCACACACCCCTCGAAGGACAAGGAGGGAGTGGCCCCTCTTTTAGGCCCAGCCAGCCCGACCAGGTTAGGGACTCAGAGTCCATCTACTTCAGTGAGAATGGAAAGAGGTTCCCCGGCCAGTCCCCGCTGTGGCTCACCCACACCCATGGAAATTGACAAGAGGACTGCTCCCTCACTGGAGCACTTTGGGACTAGCTTAACGTTGGCCACTAAAGTGGCAGCTTCGGCCGCATCCGCTGGACCACACCCTGGACATGATTCTGTTCTCATGGAGGCAGACTGTGAGCTAGGGGCCATGCGCCCCTGGGAGGCCCACCTGGAGAGACGGGGGCAGTTTCTGGGCAGGGAGACCGGCTCAGCCCCAGAGCCTATCCGGACCCACATTAGAGAACCCCCTGGAAGGGTGGAAAGAGTTCATTCTGTTGGTGGCCAGGGCTCCTGGACACCTGAAGTCATcaaaagaccagaagagggaactGTGGATGCCCAAAGCTCAGAGCTCTCAGAGAACCCGAGATGGTCTAGACTGCCTGGAGACCCGGGTTCCGTAGGGCCTGAGAAGGGAGGTAGTAGGATCCCAGGAATCCGAGGACCCCAGCAGACCCTGGACAGCATGAGAGAAGGGTCTTCAGCACTGGGCTTGCTTGGGGGCAGCCAGGCAGCACAGCCAGGGAGCATGGATGTGGAGACAGGCATTAGTTGTGGCAGAATGCTGGAACCCTTACCACCTGGGGAAGTAACAACAAATTTGAAAGAACCCCAGTGCCTCCCTGGGGACAGGATGGGGATGCAGCCTGAGAGTTCCATAGTTTGGCCCAGTGCTGTGGAGGAAGCTCCCCTGATCTGGACGTGTGACACAGGGATACAGTTAAAGGGGACTTGGAGAAGCCAAGATGGAGATGCTCATCCTAGCTGCCAAGAGAAGTCCCCAGACCAGAAGGACAAGGCCTGCAGCCCCAGCAACATCCCGGCCATCCCTGCAGTCATCATTACAGATATGGGTGCTCAGGAGGATGGAGGGTTAGAGGAGATCCAAGGAAGCCCTCGGGGTCCCCTGCCTCTGAGGAAGCTGTcgtcctcctcagcctcctccacTGGCTTCTCCTCTTCCTATGAGGACTCGGAGGAGGACATCTCCAGTGACCCTGAGCGCACTCTGGACCCCAACTCAGCCTTTTTGCATACCTTGGACCAGCAGAAGCCCAGAGTG